A segment of the Streptomyces sp. ITFR-21 genome:
CGCGGAGGCGATCTCCCCGACAGGCATGCCGAGTTCACCGGCGACGGCGGCCGCGGCGAGCGCGTTCGACACGTGGTGCTCACCGTACAGGCGCAAGGTCACGTCGGCGCACCCGGAGGGTGTTCGCAGGCTGAAGATCGCCTGCCCCCGGTCGTTGAGCCGGACGTTCTCGGCGCGGACCTCGGCCTGCTCGCTCTCCCCGAAGAGCACCACGCGGGCCCGGGTACGCGTCCGCATCGCGCTGACCAGCGGGTCGTCGGCGTTGAGCACCGCGATGCCGCCGTCGGCGGCGGCGGGCAGCGCCTCGACGAGTTCGCCCTTGGCCTGGGCGATCTGCTCCCGGCCGCCGAACTCGCCGATGTGCGCGGAGCCGACGTTGAGCACCAGGCCGATGCGCGGCGGGGTCAGTCCGGTGAGGTAGCGGATGTGGCCGATGCCGCGGGCGCCCATCTCCAGCACCAGGTGCCGGGTGCCCTGGTCGGCGGTCAGCGCGGTCAGTGGCAGTCCGATCTCGTTGTTGAGCGAGCCGGGCGTCCACACGGTGGGGGCGGCCTTCGCCAGCAGCTGGGCGAGGAGGTCCTTGGTGCTGGTCTTGCCGGCCGAGCCGGTGAGCGCCACCACGGTCGCGCCCAGGTGCTCGATGACGTGCTTGGCGAGCGCGCCGAGGGCGGCCTGTACGTCGTCCACCACGATCGCGGGCACGCCGACCGGGTGGGCGGCCAGTACGGCGACCGCGCCGTCGGCGACGGCCTTGGCGGCGTAGTCGTGGCCGTCCACCCGCTCCCCGGCGAACGCCACGAACAGCGCGCCCGGCACCACCTCGCGGGAGTCCTTCACCACGGGTCCGGTGACCTGGACCGAGCTGTCCGGTATGTCATGCGTGCTCCCGCCGACCGCGCGTGCGACCTCGGCGAGGGTAAGGGGGATCACAGTTGCTTCTGGTCCTTCTCGATCGCGGCGCGCAGCACCTCGCGGTCGTCGAAGGGGCGTACCTCTCCGGCGATGTCCTGGCCCTGCTCATGGCCCTTGCCCGCGACCACCACGATGTCGCCCGGCCGCGCCTGGGCGACGGCGGTGGCGACGGCGGCGGCCCGGTCGGGCTCGACGATGACGTGTCCGCGCTGCTCCGCGGGGACTTCGGCGGCCCCGTTCAGCATCGCGGCGAGGATGCTCAGCGGGTCCTCGGAGCGCGGGTTGTCCGAGGTGAGCACGGCGGTGTCGGCGAGCCGGGCGACGGCCGCGCCCATCGGCCCGCGCTTGCTGCGGTCCCGGTCGCCGCCGCAGCCGAGCACCGCGTGGATCCGGCCGTCGGTGGTGGT
Coding sequences within it:
- a CDS encoding UDP-N-acetylmuramoyl-tripeptide--D-alanyl-D-alanine ligase, giving the protein MIPLTLAEVARAVGGSTHDIPDSSVQVTGPVVKDSREVVPGALFVAFAGERVDGHDYAAKAVADGAVAVLAAHPVGVPAIVVDDVQAALGALAKHVIEHLGATVVALTGSAGKTSTKDLLAQLLAKAAPTVWTPGSLNNEIGLPLTALTADQGTRHLVLEMGARGIGHIRYLTGLTPPRIGLVLNVGSAHIGEFGGREQIAQAKGELVEALPAAADGGIAVLNADDPLVSAMRTRTRARVVLFGESEQAEVRAENVRLNDRGQAIFSLRTPSGCADVTLRLYGEHHVSNALAAAAVAGELGMPVGEIASALSTAGSLSHWRMEVTERPDGVTVVNDAYNANPESMRAALRALAAMGGPARARGGRTWAVLGKMAELGEQALTEHDAVGRLAVRLNVSKLVAVGGVEAAWLQMGAYNEGSWGEESVHVSDAEAAVDLLRAEVRPGDVVLVKASRSVGLESVALALIGAAPRGGLGGTAGEGAAR